Proteins encoded together in one Pseudochaenichthys georgianus unplaced genomic scaffold, fPseGeo1.2 scaffold_852_arrow_ctg1, whole genome shotgun sequence window:
- the LOC117444606 gene encoding caspase-7-like gives MLLRAGLRESQVGGSNRAVLVSVAQFDPGVRLGRRPGAQRDTKKLHRTLSQLGFRVEIHGDLSGDQIYQLFLEESRRPVKDCFLAVLSSHGDEGCVFGADGKPVLLSRIYNYFDNKCFEDKAKVFLIQACRGGALDDGVEVDSVTDSSECSFTQHLSVPIDTAVMYATAPGYGAFMHPLGSVFLQTFCRLLQEEGNRELELTRLMTRLSHSVAFTFQAKGGALAGKKEMPCFLTRLTREVFPFASMQ, from the exons ATGTTGCTGAGGGCAGGACTGAGGGAGAGCCAGGTGGGGGGCAGTAACAGGGCCGTGCTGGTGTCCGTGGCTCAGTTTGACCCCGGGGTGAGGCTCGGGAGGAGGCCAGGAGCCCAGAGGGACACCAAGAAGCTCCACAGGACGCTCAGCCAGCTGGGCTTCAGGGTGGAGATCCACGGAGACCTGAGCGGGGACCAGATCTACCAGCTGTTCCTggaag aGAGCCGGCGCCCTGTTAAGGATTGTTTTCTCGCCGTCTTGTCGTCTCACGGTGATGAGGGCTGTGTGTTCGGGGCTGATGGGAAACCTGTCCTTCTGTCACGCATTTACAATTACTTCGACAACAAGTGCTTTGAGGACAAGGCCAAAGTGTTCCTGATACAG GCGTGTCGGGGGGGCGCTCTGGATGACGGCGTGGAGGTGGACTCAGTCACTGACAGCAGCGAGTGCAGCTTCACTCAACATCTCTCTGTTCCCATAGACACCGCTGTGATGTACGCCACGGCGCCAG gtTACGGAGCCTTCATGCACCCTCTGGGCTCGGTCTTCTTGCAGACTTTCTGCCGCTTGCTGCAGGAGGAAGGGAACCGTGAGCTGGAGCTGACCCGCCTGATGACCCGTCTCTCTCACAGCGTGGCCTTCACCTTCCAGGCCAAAGGAGGCGCTCTGGCCGGGAAGAAGGAGATGCCGTGCTTCCTGACTCGACTGACCAGAGAAGTGTTCCCGTTCGCCTCCATGCAATAG